A genomic region of Pseudomonas sp. MPC6 contains the following coding sequences:
- the spoT gene encoding bifunctional GTP diphosphokinase/guanosine-3',5'-bis pyrophosphate 3'-pyrophosphohydrolase, with the protein MPSIDALAARLSTYLGKDQVNLVRRAYFYAEQAHDGQRRRSGEAYVTHPLAVANILADMHMDHQSLMAAMLHDVIEDTGIAKEALQAQFGETVAELVDGVSKLTQMNFETKAEAQAENFQKMAMAMARDIRVILVKLADRLHNMRTLEVLSGEKRRRIAKETLEIYAPIANRLGMHAIRIEFEDLGFKAMHPMRSARIYQAVKRARGNRKEIVNKIEESLSHCLAIDGIQGEVSGRQKHLYGIYKKMRGKRRAFNEIMDVYAFRIIVDKVDTCYRVLGAVHNLYKPLPGRFKDYIAIPKANGYQSLHTTLFGMHGVPIEIQIRTREMEEMANNGIAAHWLYKSSGDEQPKGTHARARQWVKGVLEMQQRAGNSLEFIESVKIDLFPDEVYVFTPKGRIMELPKGSTAVDFAYAVHTDVGNSCIACRINRRLAPLSEPLQSGSTVEIVSAPGARPNPAWLNFVVTGKARTHIRHALKLQRRSESISLGERLLNKVLNGFDSSLDNVPGERVKAMLTEYRLELIEDLLEDIGLGNRMAYVVARRLLGEGEQLPSAEGPLAIRGTEGLVLSYAKCCTPIPGDPIVGHLSAGKGMVVHLDNCRNISEIRHNPEKCIQLSWAKDVTGEFNVELRVELEHQRGLIALLASSVNAADGNIEKISMDERDGRISVVQLVVSVHDRVHLARVIKKLRALTGVIRITRMRA; encoded by the coding sequence ATGCCGAGCATAGACGCCCTCGCCGCTCGCTTATCGACCTACCTCGGCAAGGACCAGGTCAACCTGGTCCGCCGAGCGTACTTCTACGCCGAACAAGCCCACGACGGCCAACGCCGCCGTAGCGGTGAGGCGTACGTCACGCATCCTCTTGCGGTGGCGAATATTCTTGCCGACATGCACATGGACCATCAGAGCTTGATGGCAGCCATGCTGCATGACGTGATCGAAGACACCGGGATTGCCAAGGAAGCGCTGCAGGCGCAGTTTGGCGAAACCGTGGCCGAACTGGTCGACGGGGTCAGCAAACTGACCCAGATGAACTTCGAGACCAAAGCCGAAGCCCAGGCCGAAAACTTCCAGAAAATGGCCATGGCCATGGCCCGCGACATTCGCGTGATCCTGGTCAAGCTGGCCGACCGCCTGCACAACATGCGCACCCTGGAAGTGCTGTCCGGCGAAAAGCGCCGACGGATCGCCAAGGAAACCCTGGAAATCTATGCACCCATCGCCAACCGGCTGGGCATGCACGCCATCCGCATAGAATTCGAGGACCTCGGCTTCAAGGCCATGCACCCGATGCGTTCCGCGCGGATCTACCAGGCGGTCAAGCGCGCCCGGGGCAACCGCAAGGAAATCGTCAACAAGATCGAGGAATCCCTCAGCCACTGCCTGGCCATCGACGGCATTCAGGGCGAGGTCAGCGGTCGTCAGAAACACCTCTACGGCATCTACAAGAAAATGCGCGGCAAGCGTCGGGCCTTCAACGAGATCATGGACGTCTATGCGTTCCGGATCATCGTCGACAAGGTCGATACCTGCTACCGCGTGCTGGGTGCTGTGCATAATTTGTACAAACCGTTGCCGGGGCGTTTCAAGGATTACATCGCGATCCCCAAGGCCAACGGCTATCAGTCGCTGCACACCACGTTGTTCGGCATGCACGGTGTTCCGATCGAAATTCAGATCCGCACCCGTGAAATGGAAGAGATGGCCAACAACGGCATCGCCGCCCATTGGCTGTATAAATCCAGCGGCGACGAGCAGCCCAAAGGCACTCACGCCCGCGCCCGCCAGTGGGTCAAAGGCGTGCTGGAGATGCAGCAACGCGCCGGCAACTCGCTGGAATTCATCGAGAGCGTGAAGATCGACCTGTTCCCGGACGAGGTCTACGTGTTCACGCCCAAGGGCCGGATCATGGAGTTGCCCAAAGGCTCCACCGCGGTCGACTTCGCTTACGCGGTGCACACCGACGTGGGCAACAGCTGCATCGCCTGCCGGATCAATCGTCGTCTCGCACCGCTGTCCGAACCGCTGCAAAGCGGCTCCACGGTCGAGATCGTCAGCGCCCCCGGCGCTCGGCCGAATCCGGCATGGCTGAACTTCGTGGTGACCGGCAAGGCGCGTACCCACATCCGCCATGCGCTGAAGCTGCAACGCCGCTCCGAGTCCATCAGCCTGGGTGAACGCCTGCTGAACAAGGTCCTCAACGGTTTCGACAGCTCCCTGGACAATGTCCCGGGCGAGCGCGTCAAGGCGATGCTCACCGAGTACCGCCTGGAATTGATCGAAGACCTGCTCGAAGACATCGGCCTGGGCAATCGCATGGCCTATGTCGTCGCCCGTCGCCTGCTCGGTGAAGGCGAACAGCTGCCCAGCGCAGAAGGTCCGCTGGCGATTCGCGGCACCGAAGGCCTGGTGCTCAGCTATGCCAAATGCTGCACGCCAATCCCGGGCGACCCGATTGTCGGCCACCTGTCCGCAGGCAAAGGCATGGTCGTGCACCTGGACAACTGCCGCAACATCAGCGAAATCCGTCACAACCCGGAAAAATGCATCCAGCTCTCGTGGGCCAAGGATGTCACCGGCGAATTCAACGTCGAACTGCGCGTCGAACTGGAACACCAGCGTGGCCTGATTGCCCTGCTGGCCAGTAGCGTCAACGCCGCCGACGGCAATATCGAAAAAATCAGCATGGACGAACGCGATGGTCGCATCAGCGTGGTCCAACTGGTGGTCAGCGTGCACGACCGCGTGCACCTGGCCCGCGTGATCAAGAAACTGCGCGCCCTGACCGGGGTGATCCGCATCACCCGCATGCGTGCGTAG